AGATGTGTATATATAATAGAAAACCCACTATATTAGCTAACTCTTAAATAGCAATTTTGAATAATAAAtgtattcttgttttttctctagGCTTTAATGCAGTCATATGCCTTTGCCCACTTTtgccttttttatttcattttttgacATTTCTTGACATGAATATTTTCTCAATATAACTTTACTTTTCTAGACTGCACTGTTGTCATAGCCTCCAGGAAGGAGGAGCGGCTAACAAGTGCCATGCAGGAAATATGCCCAAATGGCAATAGATTGAAGGCCAAAGTCTGTAACATAAGGAATGAAAGCCAAGTAAAGTAAGTTCCCCTTATCTTCTGCACcataataatgtatatttgattCACTGAAAGGTGCTAAATTTATGCAGAGCCATGAACCTGTTCCTGTATCCACATTGGTTCGTGTTATCTTGAACCTCTTGTATTATGTCCATTTTGCCCTCGTGTTAGGGGATATGAATGCCAAAGTTGGAAGCCTGGAGATTAGGGGTGTGGTTGGGATGTTGGATAATGtcagagtgaatgagaatgggaTGTATGTGCTGAGAGGAGTTTGCTCCAATCAAACACCATCTCTCAGCACAAGTTAACCCACAAGTATACTAGGgtaagagggaatgggaggagctTGATGAATTTCATAGCTGTGGATAATAGCGTGAAGCAGGATGTATTAGATGTGAAGGTTATGAGAGGAATGTTCACTGGGTGATCCACTTACAGCACTTTTTGCTAATAATTTACTTATCTCAacaagaattacaagactccagccaggaggctgcagaacgcttaacctcggaccttgctatcatttctgattggggtaaaaggaacattctgtccttcaatgcctcaaaaacacaatttctccacctgtcaactcgacacaatcttccaaacacctttcccctattcttcaacaacactcaggtgtcaccttcttcaacactaaatatcctcggtttatccataactcaaaatcttaactggaaacttcacatctcttctctcactaaatcagcttccttcacatctcttctctcactaaatcagtttcctcgaggttggccgttctgtatcgtctccgctagttcttctcccgcacagttgctatccataaacaggggccttgtccgccctcgtatgaagtatgcatctcatgtgtggggggctccactcatacagctctctaggacagagtggagtctaaggctcttcgtctcatcagctctcctcctcttactgagagtcttctgcctcttaaattccgctgccatgttgcctctctttctatcttctatcgatattttcatgctgactgctcttctgaacttgctaaccgcagCCTcactgcacgcgactttctactcaacctCATCCCTTTActttccaaatcccttacgcacgagttaccagcgtcttcaccctttcatccctcacacaggtaaactctggaaaaatcttccctcatctgcatttcctcctgccttcgacttgaactctttcaagaggagggtatcaggacacctctccttccaaagttgacctctcttttggccactcctcttgagcGCTTTTTGTGgaagcagtgaatagcgggctttttttttttcattatttttttcttttttttgcccttgagttgcttcctctgctgtaaaataaaaaaaattaaaaactgaCAACCTGGAGGGAGAGCAAATATTTCTTACCTTTGTATATATTGGACACAGCAGGGTTTTACTTTACTGACTAAAGAATGGTATTCACTTTTAGTGACTTGATACTCAGTCATTTGATATATTAACAGGGCCATAATTTTGGAGGGGCAAGGGGTGCTATAGCTCCCTCTCAATGTTTTATATATTGGCTTCTATATTGGCCTCAAAATGCCCCAAAGtggttattaaaaaaaataataataataaaaaaatcccaaAATTGCACATGCTCACTTCACCCCCCCATCTCATGAACCTACAATGCCCTCTAGCCCCcacaaaatctgccaaaattacagtCCTGATTTTACGTGTCACAAATGGTACTTTGGAATAATTTTTTAGTTGTAATATATGTCCTATGTGGATTAATTTTCTATGGTTTCAGTGAGCTGATATCCTCCACAGTGAAGGAACTGGGCAAGATAGATTACCTTGTCAACAATGGGGGCGGACAGTTTCCTTCCACAGTCAGCAACATGAGCTTCAAGGGATGGAATGCTGTAATTGACACCAACCTCAACGGAACTTTCCATATGTGTCAGGAAGGTGTGTCAGGCAGCATTGTTACCTTTTTGGCTTAGTGTTAATTATTATATAGCTCAGATCGTAGTAAGTCTCTACAGCATTTGTCATTGGATGGGGAGACACATGATGAAATGGTGGACATCATCTTGATGAAGTTTCATTTACAGTTATTTGCTTTGGGTGCTTGATCTGCAGCCCTGGTTCTGCCTTTTCTCTCAGATGCATCCTCATTTTAAGGCAACAAAAGGAGTTTTACTCCTGTCAATATAATTGGAGATGCATGGGACGAGATACAGTAAAAATGTAATGATTGCACAGATTATTTTGAGTGAATATCCTTCATTGTTAAGCATCCTGATACTCCTCTCAAGGCACATGTGCTGTTAGGGTGGTTGCTTCTTGCCATCATCCAGTGTGTGAATGAGTTTTAGAGACACAGGCTGTTAATCAGCATAAAACAAAATTGCTTACTACATGTATTCATTCTTAAATTTACTCTTGCAGTTTATCGGCAGTGGATGGCACAGAATGGTGGTGTGATTGTCAACATTATTGCTGATATGTTTCGTGGCTTCCCGGTCATGGCGCACACTGGAGCAGCCCGAGCGGCTGTGGAGAACCTCACCAAGGTATGTCCGATGAAGACGAGGCAGGTTTGGGATTATAATTATGTTGAATGCAATCAGTGTTAAGGAATTTAAAGTTAACTCGGCAATTTTGGTCCTTTttgaaaagaatggagagaatttAGGTATTGACCTTCTTATGAAAACAATACTTATATACACAGTGttcaaataagaaaagagaaaagcctTGCAAGTAATAGGCAAATTTATCCTTGAGGAGTGTTTTTGCCATGTCTCATCAGAGCCAGCCAGCAGCTAGCATGCGGCGACATGTTCATGTAACGAAACAAATGATAATTTCTGTTCTTGTGGTCATGCTGAACAGAAAAGGTACTCATAGAGTGTCAGTTTTAatgtatttgttaatataatcCTTGGATGTGTTAATGTATCTTTCCATTATACAAAAGTTCATGACAGATTTTATGACAGTTGGGCAAATGTCATTGTCTGAGAACAAAAAAGTTAACTTGCTTATAAATTATTGGTTTGCTTCCAGTCTTTGTCAGTGGAGTGGGCTCAGGATGGCGTGCGAATCAACGCAGTGGCTCCTGGTAGCAACATCTATTCTCCAACAGCTGCCAGTAACTATGGAGACATGAATGTGTTTGAGGCGGCACGCGGGGGAGTTCCCATGAAGCGCCTCGGCACAACAGAGGAAGTGAGTGGTGGATGTATATTCTACTTTCTAACCCTTGGTGCTTCTGTCCCTTTTTGTATGTGGCTGCAGTTCCATAGTGCCTTTGGGCTTTTTGGCAAGGCACAGATGACTAGTTTCAGCCAGTGCTTGTTCTtctcagtaaaggaaacagcttaagggcaagaaaagtacaaaaaattgTAAAAGTCTGTTATGCACTCTTCTTCTAAAAAGTAGATAGCTGGAATGGTCATGAGAGAGTGACATGGCAATTCCTTTATTGAAAACTATACATGTTACCCTTGGCACTCCAGTTTTCTGAATTCAGTTTCAGAGATGAGGCTGATGAAAACTCACTTGATTGGCATAAAAAATGAGGGTTTAGGTAGTTGCCTGTTGAGCATGAACCACTTTCAGGCATTGACCACAATGCTTCTCACTCACAAATGGTCCCTTACAGTGAAAAAGTTTAAATAAGTGTGAGCAGATGTTGGATCATAATGCACATAAATTTCTTTTTCATAACGACTTGCCCTCCTCAAAGCCTACAGCATGTGTTTGTAATGATTAATTGATGGCTCTGTATTTTATGTGTTCAATAATGCATATGGACCCAAAGGTGAGTCTTTGTGTAATATTTCTGAGGCCACTCAAAAATTGTACATTGTAGGGAAGAACTTTGGCATCTGTCATGGTgatttaacccgtctgctgcgattggcaagaatttggctttcactggtagcctggtaacatatactcccaggtctttctctgcctctgtggtggatagtgttttccatgtggtattggtatgctgaatattccctcccaaggtgcatagCCTTACATtattcctcattgaattgtagcatccactttttgttccattcctgtagcttggtgatgtcgtCTTGTATAAAATCCACAGTCACGGGGTTAATATGCACTGTGTTGACATAATGCCCAGCAACatcatttttttactatttatatCCACACAGGTGTCAGCCATGGTATGCTTCTTGCTTAGTCCAGCTGCTGCTTTTGTCACGGGGGCAACATTTAGAGTTGATGGTGGGTCCAGCCTGTATGCCCCCCTTATGTATCAGATTCCTGGTAAGTAGTTTCTCAACCTAGTGCTATTACCTATCTATTAAAGATCTCCAAACAGTGATCATTTCCCTTTGTAATAACTAAACCTTTAAACTGTTTTTGATGCATTATAAAAATCATACCATGTAATTCCAAGAGCTTTGAGTAGATCTTGAACTATCATGACATCTTTGTGAATCTATAGTAACTGTAAATTATCCACAGTGTTGCATTTTTTTACAAAACTCTGATAAGTGACTGCTGTTGTGATGAATGGGACTCTTTGTTGTTGGAGAGCAATTGGTTTGGGGACACTGTGCATGCAACATGTTACATGATTGTACAAGCAACTCAGGTGAAGAGTGTTTATGACTTGGGATTGGTTGAAGTCCCCAAGTAGTTGCTTCATGCAGGACACATGATTGACCATAGAAGATCCAGTTCATGCATTAGTTAAGGTGCTGTAAGCATTGAGGCCGAGGTACTGCACCTTAAAAATATCTATGTGTGGCAGGATAAGGCTGGGATCCAGCACCCTGtccaagagaaaaaataaagggttGAAAGACAATTAAGACATCATTTTAGAATAGTATTttcaaagaaaaaatataaagtcagTGACTTGTTGGTGATCTCAGTTCCAGCTAGGTATTGTTTTTAGAGTGAAATGAGTTTTCACCAACATAGATTTCACCCTTGGAGTTTATGTGTAGCACAGTGCAACAGTGATGGTCGAGGGCTGATTAAGCCTAAAGTGAAAAAATATCTTATTATTTTGTTGACACAAGTTCTTGTAAAATGAAGATGATCTTTATACCATTATTAAAGTACATTCACTGATTCTTTTAACTAAATTATGTACATATTTTCTAAATTGTGCATTTTCATCACCACAGAGCACAAAAAGTTGCCTTCCTACTCCTGGACTTACACCCCGCCacaagaggaggagcaaaaggaaaaggaggagacaaaaagTGCCTCCCCTAAAGCTAAGTTGTAGGACAGTATCACCAGAGAATAGTCTTTTAATGCCCTGAAAGTTAAAGATCAGTTCATAGATATAGAGGACTAACATGTACATTCTGTAAAGCTTTAGATACTTGAATAATCTTGGTTTGtagaattttatatatatactatatgaTACAATTTACATATACTGATATACTTTTTAAAGTTAAGGCTGTGATGATACAAGTTTTTCACATGGGAAAGTAGAAGTAGCTGTTTGATTACTGTTGTTAATGTTTTTGTACAAAATAGTTTATCTACATATTTTTGTATCTATCATCTTTGTACATATGGCAACACAATATCTTTGAAATTTTCtgcaaaaaatggaaaatatgacatgtttgtttatttttccaccaGTGCAGACCTTGCCTCagtcttttcacttctctttatcATCCCTTTCATCACACTTCCTGATCCTTCCAGTTTACAATTGTCCAAACTTGTATTTACTCTGTAATCTATCATCTTTTTAGTGTCAGACATTATATTTCAGTAGTTTTCTTCCTAAATTCGAAAGATGATTGTGTAGTCATATTCCTATagaattatatatgtattttcaaggTTGACAATCAGGGGATATTATACATAAATCCTATAAGAAAATAGATTGGCTTGGTTCATATGTTGTGACCAATTGTGACCTTTGTGTTGGTTTTTCAGTGAATTCAAATAAAAGTTAATAATAACATTCTTATACTTATTCCAGTGAACTTGTGTAAATGTCATGTTAGTAAGGAAACTTGTCTgtctgtgccccccccccccccttctctctctctctctctctctctctctctctctctctctctctctctctctctctctctctctctcgtttacagaGAATAATATTAAAGCGATGTTACCCAGAGATGCAAAACTATTGGGGCGTGAAAGCATCTCAATATGCAAGgaatgaataggagagagagagagagggggggggagggggtagcagGCAACAAGGTCCATCTTATGGTAATGTTGCTACTTTGTTCGTGTGCAGACAGGAAAGTTTgccctggaagagagagagagagagagagagagagagagagagagagacatataataaggagggaggggggtagagaggtTAAAAGAGATTCGATCCAAACTTACAATGAAGTGGGTTTTTAAGTGGTACTCgatctcctctccattctcctttaccaccaccaccaccaccaccactactaccacttctacttttccttctataacgaccactactactattaaaaaaaaaaaaaaaaaaaaaagaaaagagagagagagaagtctacGGTGACCCAATGCCAAActtgaagtgtaaaaaaataatagcggatgaaagagagaaggtatTCTTTCTCGGGGTtggctggtctctctctctctctctctctctctctctctctctctctctctctctctctctctctctctctctctctctctctctccatgctggATCGTTAAGTGAAGGCTGTTCCCtccacctgccttcctcctctccaccacctccaaacCCATTCCACCTCCCCCACATCACGCCACAggcctgcccacacacacacacacgcacacgcacgtacACGCCCTCCCCTCATGCCTCACTCACACGCCTTCCTCATGCAATAACTGGACTAATGAGAACTTTGAGTAATGAGTGAATGGAATAACAAAGAGAAGCAGATAGCAGAATAGCTGCTAATCGtatttatatatagagagagggacTGAGGCACTGCTAAGCCCTTTTCTTCAGtataaaaggatgagagagaatgagtatATGAAATggtaaagagatagaaagatagagatgaggaaagggtCAGAGGGAGGGACTGGGCCACTGCGCATGCTCCCCTCTATTTAATAAACGGATAAATAAGAGCATAGGAGTAATTAGACACGAGGaattatatatatagaaagaaagacatgGAAAGGAGAGTGTTAGCAATAAGAAAGATAATTATAGGGAGAGGCACAGAAAAGGGAGGGACTTTATTTCTGCGCATGCTCAAGTCTTTCTAATAAACGGATATATGACCATAGGAGTAATTAGCAAGAGGAAttatatacagacagaaagatatgGAAAGGAGAGTGTTAGTATCaataagagagatagagggaaaggcacagaaaaggggagggaagcatCTGCAGGGAACAGCCGGTTTGAAGTCAGTAGTATGGTGGACAGTGAGGTGGGGAGACGCTTGTGTTCGAAGCTCcgaggcaagaggaggaagagaatcacCACTACCCACTAACCACTTaccactgcttcctcctcctcttctcccccctccccccctcctcttcttcctcttctttaccgcCGCTGTGTGTCTCTCTACATGTCAGGATGCAGCCGCCCCCGAGAAAGGTAAATATTAATGGTATTTTTTATTAAATCATTTGGTGCacatgcctacacacacacacacacacacacacagagagagagagagagagagagagagagagagagagagagagagagagagagagagcacccacttaggcctatatattatttttcacttaCTCCTTTGCACTATAAAATTCAAAGTCACATAAGTTATTGTATTTATAGGATTTCATAACTTAAAATCAATTGTtcgtgtatttgttcatataattTCAGATAGCTTGcattcatagtagtagtagtagtaatagtagtagcaatagtagtagtagtagtaatagcagttgtTAATGGCCTTGGTAGTAATGGTTGTAGAGATAATTGAATAGTTAGAATGAATATTGAAGGCTAATGATAGTATGTAATAGTtatagatggtgatggtggtagtagtggttgttacTGGTTATAATAAATACGAGAAAGATAAATGATGGCTAGttaatgtggtggtgatggttactgagagagagagagagagagagagagagagagagagagagagaggggcttacGGTTACAGTGATGTGGgcgttggtgatggtgtttgctgtaagtggtggtgatgggtgattcgatacgtggtgatggttgtggtggtgtgccGAGTTGGTAATAGTGTCTGTGGTGATATGTATTGACTTTTATGGTGTTTGAGATGCTATACTTGTCTTGGGCTCTTTAAATCAATGTCTTATGATGTAATAGTAGCCTTGTAATCTTGTAATTGCTAAATATTCATACATTCATAAGGTTTGCGTTTAATTACTTCAGTATCTACCTTTCTTTGGGGTTTGGTTAGGGCTAAAACgcgctctccccctctctctctctccctgtcaggGTCATATTGCGTTTATTTCCGGGATGGTAGTATTACATAATCTGCATTTCTCGTGTATTATAATATTTCTGGAGGCAtctaatttcctcttttcttgtacCTACGGGAATGCGAAAATATTTGATTAAGAAACGTTCTGATTATGCGGAACCTGAATATAATGGCGATaagatatgaatgaatgaatggcgtGCTGAAAGGGTCAGAGCTATGtcgtaaaataaatgaaataccgGTCGTTAaggaaatcagagagagagagagagagagagagagagagagagagagagagagagagagagcacaaggaaggaaggaaagagagacatgaaaaaaaaggaggcaagaaagataaaaaggaaagaagagaaggaatgaaagggtaaaaaatggatgggaaataaagaggcaggaaagatgaaagaaaggacagaaaaggactgaaaggaaggaaagacggtcaaaaatggagagagagagagagagagagagagagagagagagagagattcactgaTAGGAAATAAAGTGCATTCACGATCTGCCAGTTTATTTTTAATGGAGTGGCCAGTAATTGAGGGTTTACACATTTTGACAGTTGTGAATGGTTTCCTTTTGAATTTTTATCGTTTAGTTATTACTGATGTaagctttttattgttttttttttctttagttttatacATAATTAAAAAGAGGTAGTATATACGTGGAACAACTAATTTCGTTCCTTCTCAGATGTCTTGTAGTTAGCAGATGAAAGTAATATCAacaccaacaactactactactactactactactactactaccgctactactaccactcctactaccactactactaccactactactactactgctactgctactaccgctacaactaccactactactaccactactactactactactactactactactactactacttctactgcagGAAAAGAGATATAGAATAAATTTGGACTTgaatttca
This genomic window from Eriocheir sinensis breed Jianghai 21 chromosome 34, ASM2467909v1, whole genome shotgun sequence contains:
- the LOC127007084 gene encoding peroxisomal trans-2-enoyl-CoA reductase-like, whose amino-acid sequence is MSVFRPGLFKGKVAVVTGGATGIGRAITQELLSLDCTVVIASRKEERLTSAMQEICPNGNRLKAKVCNIRNESQVNELISSTVKELGKIDYLVNNGGGQFPSTVSNMSFKGWNAVIDTNLNGTFHMCQEVYRQWMAQNGGVIVNIIADMFRGFPVMAHTGAARAAVENLTKSLSVEWAQDGVRINAVAPGSNIYSPTAASNYGDMNVFEAARGGVPMKRLGTTEEVSAMVCFLLSPAAAFVTGATFRVDGGSSLYAPLMYQIPEHKKLPSYSWTYTPPQEEEQKEKEETKSASPKAKL